In the genome of Streptomyces pactum, one region contains:
- the ilvN gene encoding acetolactate synthase small subunit: MSKHTLSVLVENTPGILARIAALFSRRGFNIDSLAVGVTEHPDISRITIVVNVEELPLEQVTKQLNKLVNVLKIVELEDSSAIQRELVLVKVRADNETRSQIVEIVQLFRAKTVDVSPEAVTIEATGRSDKLEAMLRMLEPYGIKELVQSGTIAIGRGARSITDRSLRALDRSA, from the coding sequence ATGTCCAAGCACACGCTCTCCGTCCTGGTGGAGAACACCCCCGGCATCCTCGCCCGGATCGCCGCCCTCTTCTCCCGCCGCGGCTTCAACATCGACTCGCTCGCCGTCGGCGTCACCGAGCACCCCGACATCTCCCGCATCACCATCGTGGTGAACGTCGAGGAGCTGCCGCTGGAGCAGGTCACCAAGCAGCTCAACAAGCTGGTCAACGTTCTGAAGATCGTCGAACTGGAGGACTCCTCCGCGATCCAGCGCGAACTGGTGCTGGTGAAGGTCCGGGCCGACAACGAGACCCGGTCCCAGATCGTGGAGATCGTCCAGCTGTTCCGGGCCAAGACGGTGGACGTCTCACCGGAGGCCGTGACCATCGAGGCCACCGGCCGCAGCGACAAGCTCGAAGCCATGCTCAGGATGCTGGAACCGTACGGCATCAAGGAGCTGGTGCAGTCCGGCACGATCGCCATCGGGCGGGGCGCCCGCTCCATCACCGACCGGAGCCTGCGGGCCCTGGACCGGTCCGCCTGA
- a CDS encoding acetolactate synthase large subunit, whose product MTEQASGSHHPQPRARSGGQQQPANVEHVTGAQSLIRSLEEVGADTVFGIPGGAILPAYDPMMDSSKVRHVLVRHEQGAGHAATGYAQATGKVGVCMATSGPGATNLVTPIADAHMDSVPLVAITGQVASKAIGTDAFQEADICGITMPITKHNFLVTRAEDIPRTIAEAFHIASTGRPGPVLVDIAKDALQARTTFSWPPQTDLPGYRPVTKPHAKQIREAARLIGHARRPVLYVGGGVLKAGATAELKVLAELTGAPVTTTLMALGAFPDTHRQHIGMPGMHGSVTAVTALQKCDLIVALGARFDDRVTGRLDSFAPHAKVVHADIDPAEIGKNRAADVPIVGDAREVIADLVVAVQSELDAGHAGPHARDRYADWWRDLERWRATYPLGYDLPADGTLSPQQVIERIGKLAPQGTIFAAGVGQHQMWASHFIDYDEPATWLNSGGAGTMGYAVPAAMGAKAGRPDRTVWAIDGDGCFQMTNQELVTCALNNIPIKVAIINNGALGMVRQWQTLFYNQRYSNTVLHSGPEGGGASGAGTRVPDFVKLSEAMGCVAMRCEDPAELDKVIAEANAINDRPVVVDFIVHEDAMVWPMVAAGTSNDEIQAALGVRPDFGDNADD is encoded by the coding sequence ATGACCGAGCAGGCCTCCGGGTCCCACCATCCGCAGCCGCGGGCCCGTAGCGGCGGGCAGCAGCAGCCCGCGAACGTCGAGCACGTCACGGGCGCGCAGTCGCTCATCCGTTCCCTGGAGGAGGTCGGGGCCGACACCGTGTTCGGCATTCCGGGCGGTGCGATCCTCCCCGCGTACGACCCGATGATGGACTCCTCGAAGGTCCGCCACGTCCTGGTCCGGCACGAGCAGGGCGCCGGGCACGCCGCCACCGGATACGCCCAGGCGACCGGGAAGGTCGGCGTCTGCATGGCCACCTCCGGACCGGGCGCCACCAACCTGGTCACCCCCATCGCGGACGCGCACATGGACTCCGTCCCGCTGGTGGCCATCACCGGCCAGGTGGCCAGCAAGGCGATCGGCACCGACGCCTTCCAGGAGGCGGACATCTGCGGCATCACCATGCCGATCACCAAGCACAACTTCCTGGTGACCCGGGCCGAGGACATCCCGCGGACGATCGCCGAGGCGTTCCACATCGCCTCCACCGGCCGCCCGGGCCCGGTGCTGGTGGACATCGCCAAGGACGCCCTCCAGGCCCGCACCACCTTCAGCTGGCCGCCGCAGACCGACCTGCCCGGCTACCGCCCGGTGACCAAGCCGCACGCCAAGCAGATCCGGGAGGCGGCCCGGCTGATCGGCCACGCCCGGCGCCCGGTGCTCTACGTCGGCGGCGGCGTGCTCAAGGCCGGCGCCACCGCCGAGCTGAAGGTGCTCGCGGAACTGACCGGCGCCCCGGTCACCACCACCTTGATGGCGCTCGGCGCCTTCCCCGACACCCACCGCCAGCACATCGGCATGCCCGGCATGCACGGCTCGGTCACCGCCGTCACCGCACTGCAGAAGTGCGACCTGATCGTGGCGCTGGGCGCCCGCTTCGACGACCGGGTCACCGGTCGGCTGGACTCCTTCGCGCCGCACGCCAAGGTGGTGCACGCCGACATCGACCCGGCCGAGATCGGCAAGAACCGCGCCGCCGACGTGCCGATCGTGGGCGACGCCCGGGAGGTCATCGCCGACCTGGTGGTCGCGGTCCAGAGCGAGCTGGACGCCGGCCACGCCGGACCGCACGCCCGGGACCGGTACGCCGACTGGTGGCGGGACCTGGAGCGGTGGCGCGCGACCTACCCGCTCGGCTACGACCTCCCCGCGGACGGCACCCTCTCCCCGCAGCAGGTCATCGAGCGGATCGGCAAGCTCGCCCCGCAGGGCACGATCTTCGCCGCCGGGGTCGGCCAGCACCAGATGTGGGCCTCCCACTTCATCGACTACGACGAGCCCGCCACCTGGCTGAACTCCGGCGGCGCGGGCACCATGGGCTACGCGGTGCCGGCCGCGATGGGCGCCAAGGCCGGCCGGCCGGACCGCACCGTCTGGGCGATCGACGGCGACGGCTGCTTCCAGATGACCAACCAGGAGCTGGTCACCTGCGCGCTCAACAACATCCCGATCAAGGTCGCCATCATCAACAACGGCGCGCTGGGCATGGTCCGCCAGTGGCAGACCCTCTTCTACAACCAGCGATACTCCAACACGGTGCTGCACTCCGGCCCCGAGGGCGGCGGCGCGTCCGGCGCCGGCACCCGGGTGCCGGACTTCGTGAAGCTCTCCGAGGCGATGGGCTGCGTGGCGATGCGCTGCGAGGACCCGGCGGAGCTGGACAAGGTCATCGCCGAGGCCAACGCCATCAACGACCGCCCGGTGGTGGTGGACTTCATCGTCCACGAGGACGCCATGGTCTGGCCGATGGTCGCCGCCGGCACCTCCAACGACGAGATCCAGGCGGCGCTGGGCGTCCGCCCGGACTTCGGCGACAACGCAGACGACTGA
- a CDS encoding EAL domain-containing protein gives MSATGAVLARPPVASGGGAGLLPQLLLALVCGGYATGALLGWGSPRLAVVMGDFGLSAAAFGAAVSCFWYGRTRTGRCRPAWTLFAVSSAMAGLGNAVWGWYEVVAGRPVPAISAADFCFVLFAPPAIVGLLVLAKRPVNRAGWVCLGLDAWLIAGSLLTLCWSLALAHRGQIGVAGAGVPRTALSLAYPLLDIVLVSLVIALHRGPSGVNRSAINIAIGALALTVLCDALFTLPALREHYRSGEVLDAGWFAGSVLLGYAPWAGSRRPAPRRARRAAPAPPAPAGRPISGSLAALAPYLAAGVCTLSVLYNVLDRRPVDATVIITACAVVLALVIRQAIMLMDNLALTQELAQKENHFRSLVQSSSDVIMIAAPNGVLRYVSPAASGVYGRDADELVGTGLASHIHPEDLGAVMHEVRRFLASPPGEEPTTRIECRFRSGTGEWLNVESTINRHHGGLILNSRDVTERVRLQAQLQHNAEHDPLTDLPNRALFTKRVRHALAGRRRTDAGTAVLYIDLDGFKAVNDTVGHQAGDELLVQAARRLQESVRSGSGDCAARLGGDEFAALITGDGEDDPATRECRILEIADRLRVALSQPYVVEGGTEVRVAASIGVAFAEPGTGPGALMRNADLAMYRAKSGGKNRVELYAPQMQAEVERRAELATRLRTALNEGEFVLLHQPIADLATGRIAALAAQPRWRSAQGILFTPAEFLRVASGGRGGSGAEEAARTAELSRWTLQEAVEQAARRRQAGHPVPVVVRLPASRLVDRSMPARGVENLLARHGLPSGSLILELTDSDPRVPLEELEHRLGALRRLGVRIALDGFGSGYAAIRALRRLPVDILKLDCGLVEGVVESSRLHKITSGLLRIAGDLGMQSVAEGVDMPEQIVALRAMGCTHAQGMAFSGPLDEPRLRRALARGGFPVPRVEEPVLVGGALPVRHPGGGHVAAVHPGVGHGGVPHPVAPHGVPHPVAPHGGVPHQGAPHAGRRADGHPHTPLRSNAETPVPPT, from the coding sequence GTGAGCGCCACCGGTGCCGTCCTCGCCCGCCCGCCGGTGGCCTCCGGCGGCGGCGCGGGACTGCTCCCGCAGCTGCTCCTGGCCCTGGTCTGCGGCGGTTACGCGACCGGGGCCCTGCTGGGCTGGGGATCGCCCCGGCTCGCCGTCGTGATGGGCGACTTCGGGCTGAGCGCCGCCGCGTTCGGCGCCGCCGTCTCCTGCTTCTGGTACGGCCGCACGCGCACCGGACGCTGCCGCCCCGCCTGGACGCTCTTCGCCGTCTCCTCGGCCATGGCGGGCCTGGGGAACGCGGTGTGGGGCTGGTACGAGGTGGTGGCCGGCCGGCCGGTGCCCGCCATCTCGGCGGCCGACTTCTGCTTCGTGCTCTTCGCCCCGCCCGCGATCGTGGGCCTCCTGGTGCTCGCCAAGCGCCCGGTGAACCGGGCCGGATGGGTCTGCCTGGGGCTGGACGCCTGGCTCATCGCCGGATCCTTGCTCACCCTCTGCTGGAGCCTCGCCCTCGCGCACCGCGGCCAGATCGGGGTGGCGGGTGCCGGAGTGCCGCGCACCGCGCTCTCCCTCGCCTACCCGCTGCTGGACATCGTCCTGGTCAGCCTGGTGATCGCGCTCCACCGCGGCCCCTCCGGGGTGAACCGCTCGGCGATCAACATCGCCATCGGGGCGCTCGCCCTGACCGTGCTGTGCGACGCCCTGTTCACCCTGCCGGCGCTGCGCGAGCACTACCGCTCCGGCGAGGTGCTGGACGCCGGCTGGTTCGCCGGCTCGGTGCTGCTCGGCTACGCCCCCTGGGCGGGGTCCCGGCGCCCGGCCCCCCGCCGAGCGCGCCGAGCGGCCCCCGCCCCGCCCGCCCCGGCCGGCCGGCCCATCAGCGGCTCGCTCGCCGCCCTCGCCCCCTACCTGGCGGCCGGCGTGTGCACCCTGAGCGTGCTCTACAACGTGCTCGACCGGCGCCCGGTGGACGCCACCGTGATCATCACCGCCTGCGCGGTGGTGCTCGCCCTGGTGATCCGGCAGGCCATCATGCTGATGGACAACCTGGCCCTCACCCAGGAACTGGCGCAGAAGGAGAACCACTTCCGCTCCCTGGTGCAGAGCTCCAGCGACGTCATCATGATCGCCGCGCCCAACGGGGTGCTGCGCTACGTCAGCCCGGCCGCCTCCGGCGTCTACGGCCGCGACGCCGACGAACTCGTCGGCACCGGGCTCGCCTCCCACATCCACCCCGAGGACCTCGGCGCGGTGATGCACGAGGTCCGCCGCTTCCTGGCCTCCCCGCCCGGTGAGGAGCCCACCACCCGCATCGAGTGCAGATTCCGCTCCGGCACCGGGGAGTGGCTCAACGTCGAGTCCACCATCAACCGGCACCACGGCGGCCTGATCCTCAACAGCCGCGACGTGACCGAGCGGGTGCGGCTGCAGGCCCAGCTCCAGCACAACGCCGAGCACGACCCTCTCACCGACCTGCCCAACCGCGCCCTGTTCACCAAGCGGGTCCGGCATGCGCTGGCCGGCCGCCGCCGCACCGACGCCGGCACCGCCGTGCTCTACATCGACCTGGACGGCTTCAAGGCGGTCAACGACACCGTCGGCCACCAGGCCGGTGACGAACTGCTGGTCCAGGCGGCCCGCCGGCTCCAGGAGTCGGTGCGCTCCGGCTCCGGCGACTGCGCCGCCCGGCTCGGCGGGGACGAGTTCGCCGCCCTGATCACCGGCGACGGCGAGGACGACCCCGCCACCCGGGAGTGCCGCATCCTGGAGATCGCCGACCGGCTGCGGGTCGCGCTCTCCCAGCCCTACGTGGTGGAGGGCGGCACCGAGGTGCGGGTCGCCGCCAGCATCGGCGTGGCCTTCGCCGAACCGGGCACCGGCCCCGGCGCCCTGATGCGCAACGCCGACCTGGCCATGTACCGCGCCAAGTCCGGCGGCAAGAACCGGGTCGAGCTGTACGCCCCGCAGATGCAGGCGGAGGTGGAGCGCCGCGCCGAACTGGCCACCCGGCTGCGCACCGCGCTCAACGAGGGCGAGTTCGTCCTGCTGCACCAGCCGATCGCGGACCTGGCCACCGGCCGGATCGCCGCCCTCGCCGCCCAGCCCCGCTGGCGCTCCGCGCAGGGCATCCTCTTCACCCCCGCCGAGTTCCTCCGCGTCGCCTCCGGGGGCCGGGGCGGCAGCGGCGCGGAGGAGGCGGCCCGGACCGCCGAGCTGAGCCGCTGGACGCTCCAGGAGGCCGTGGAACAGGCCGCCCGGCGCCGCCAGGCGGGCCACCCGGTACCGGTGGTGGTCCGGCTCCCCGCGAGCCGCCTGGTGGACCGCTCGATGCCCGCCCGGGGCGTGGAGAACCTGCTGGCCCGGCACGGCCTGCCGTCCGGCTCGCTGATCCTGGAGCTGACCGACAGCGACCCCAGGGTGCCGCTGGAGGAACTGGAGCACCGGCTGGGCGCGCTGCGCCGCCTGGGGGTGCGGATCGCGCTGGACGGGTTCGGCAGCGGCTACGCCGCCATCCGGGCGCTGCGCCGGCTCCCGGTGGACATCCTCAAGCTGGACTGCGGGCTGGTGGAGGGCGTGGTGGAGTCCTCCCGGCTGCACAAGATCACCTCCGGGTTGCTGCGGATCGCCGGGGACCTGGGCATGCAGTCGGTGGCGGAGGGGGTGGACATGCCCGAGCAGATCGTGGCGCTGCGCGCCATGGGCTGCACCCACGCCCAGGGCATGGCGTTCTCCGGCCCGCTGGACGAGCCCCGGCTGCGCCGGGCGCTGGCCCGCGGCGGCTTCCCGGTGCCCCGGGTGGAGGAACCGGTGCTGGTCGGCGGGGCGCTGCCGGTGCGTCACCCGGGCGGCGGACACGTCGCCGCCGTGCACCCGGGCGTGGGCCACGGCGGGGTGCCCCACCCGGTCGCCCCGCACGGTGTGCCCCATCCCGTGGCCCCGCACGGCGGGGTGCCGCACCAGGGCGCCCCGCACGCCGGCCGGCGCGCGGACGGTCACCCGCATACGCCATTGCGCTCAAATGCTGAGACGCCCGTCCCACCCACTTGA
- the serA gene encoding phosphoglycerate dehydrogenase: MSTAPSSKPVVLIAEELSPATLDALGPDFEIRTCNGADRAELLSAITDVDAILVRSATKVDAEAIAAGRKLRVVARAGVGLDNVDVAAATKAGVMVVNAPTSNIVTAAELACGLLIATARNIPQANAALKNGEWKRSKYTGVELSEKTLGVVGLGRIGVLVAQRMAAFGMKIVAYDPYVQPARAAQMGVKLLSLDELLEVSDFITVHLPKTPETLGLIGHEALHKVKPEVRIVNAARGGIVDEEALAAALKEGRVAGAGLDVFSKEPCTDSPLFELDNVVVTPHLGASTGEAQEKAGIAVARSVRLALAGELVPDAVNVQGGVIAEDVRPGLPLAEKLGRIFTALAGEVAVRLDVEVYGEITQHDVKVLELSALKGVFEDIVDETVSYVNAPLFAQERGVEVRLTTSSESTEHRNVVTVRGTLADGKEVAISGTLTGVKHVQKIVAVGEHDVDLALADHMAFFHYTDKPGVVGTLGRILGEAGINIAGMQVSRAAAGGEALVALTVDDTIPASVLAEIADDIGATVARSVNLTG; encoded by the coding sequence GTGAGCACTGCTCCGTCCAGCAAGCCCGTCGTACTCATCGCTGAAGAGCTGTCGCCCGCCACGCTCGACGCACTGGGCCCGGACTTCGAGATCCGGACCTGCAACGGCGCCGACCGCGCCGAGCTGCTTTCCGCCATCACCGACGTCGACGCGATCCTGGTGCGCAGCGCCACCAAGGTGGACGCCGAGGCGATCGCCGCCGGCCGGAAGCTGAGGGTCGTCGCCCGCGCCGGTGTCGGCCTGGACAACGTGGACGTCGCCGCCGCCACCAAGGCCGGCGTCATGGTCGTCAACGCGCCCACCTCCAACATCGTGACCGCCGCCGAGCTCGCCTGCGGCCTGCTCATCGCCACCGCCCGCAACATCCCGCAGGCCAACGCCGCGCTGAAGAACGGCGAGTGGAAGCGGAGCAAGTACACCGGCGTGGAGCTGAGCGAGAAGACCCTCGGCGTCGTCGGCCTCGGCCGCATCGGCGTCCTGGTCGCCCAGCGGATGGCCGCGTTCGGCATGAAGATCGTCGCCTACGACCCCTACGTGCAGCCCGCCCGGGCCGCCCAGATGGGCGTCAAGCTGCTCTCCCTGGACGAGCTGCTGGAGGTCTCCGACTTCATCACCGTGCACCTCCCCAAGACCCCCGAGACGCTGGGGCTGATCGGCCACGAGGCGCTGCACAAGGTCAAGCCGGAGGTCCGCATCGTCAACGCCGCCCGCGGCGGGATCGTGGACGAGGAGGCGCTGGCCGCCGCGCTGAAGGAGGGCCGGGTCGCCGGAGCCGGCCTGGACGTGTTCAGCAAGGAGCCGTGCACCGACTCGCCGCTGTTCGAGCTCGACAACGTGGTGGTCACCCCGCACCTGGGCGCCTCCACCGGCGAGGCCCAGGAGAAGGCCGGGATCGCGGTGGCCCGCTCGGTGCGGCTGGCGCTCGCCGGTGAACTGGTGCCGGACGCGGTCAACGTGCAGGGCGGCGTGATCGCCGAGGACGTCCGTCCGGGCCTGCCGCTCGCCGAGAAGCTGGGCCGGATCTTCACCGCGCTGGCGGGCGAGGTCGCGGTGCGGCTCGACGTCGAGGTCTACGGCGAGATCACCCAGCACGACGTCAAGGTGCTGGAGCTGTCCGCGCTCAAGGGCGTCTTCGAGGACATCGTGGACGAGACCGTCTCCTACGTGAACGCCCCGCTCTTCGCCCAGGAACGCGGTGTCGAGGTGCGGCTGACCACCAGCTCGGAATCGACCGAGCACCGCAACGTGGTCACCGTGCGCGGCACCCTGGCCGACGGCAAGGAGGTCGCGATCTCCGGCACCCTCACCGGCGTCAAGCACGTGCAGAAGATCGTGGCGGTCGGCGAGCACGACGTGGATCTGGCGCTCGCCGACCACATGGCCTTCTTCCACTACACCGACAAGCCCGGCGTGGTCGGCACCCTCGGCCGCATCCTGGGCGAGGCGGGCATCAACATCGCGGGGATGCAGGTCTCCCGCGCCGCGGCGGGCGGTGAGGCGCTGGTCGCGCTCACCGTGGACGACACCATCCCGGCGTCCGTGCTCGCCGAGATCGCCGACGACATCGGCGCCACCGTCGCCCGCTCGGTCAACCTCACCGGCTGA
- the ilvC gene encoding ketol-acid reductoisomerase has product MAELFYDNDADLSIIQGRKVAVLGYGSQGHAHALSLRDSGVDVRVGLHEGSASRVRAEEQGLRVVTPAEAAAEADVIMILVPDPIQAKVYEESVKDHLKDGDALFFGHGLNIRFGFIKPPAGVDVCMVAPKGPGHLVRRQYEEGRGVPCIAAVEQDATGGAFPLALSYAKAIGGTRAGVIKTTFTEETETDLFGEQAVLCGGTSALVKAGFETLVEAGYQPEIAYFECLHELKLIVDLMYEGGLEKMRWSVSETAEWGDYVTGPRIITEQTKAEMKKVLAEIQDGTFAKKWMEEYHSGLPKYNEYKKADSDHLLETTGKELRKLMSWVDDEA; this is encoded by the coding sequence GTGGCCGAGCTGTTCTACGACAACGACGCCGACCTGTCCATCATCCAGGGCCGCAAGGTCGCGGTCCTGGGCTACGGCAGCCAGGGGCACGCCCACGCGCTGTCGCTGCGCGACTCCGGGGTCGATGTGCGGGTCGGTCTGCACGAGGGTTCCGCGTCCCGGGTCAGGGCCGAGGAGCAGGGTCTGCGCGTGGTCACCCCCGCGGAGGCGGCGGCCGAGGCCGACGTCATCATGATCCTCGTCCCCGACCCCATCCAGGCCAAGGTCTACGAGGAGTCGGTGAAGGACCACCTGAAGGACGGCGACGCGCTGTTCTTCGGCCACGGCCTGAACATCCGTTTCGGGTTCATCAAGCCGCCGGCCGGGGTGGACGTCTGCATGGTCGCCCCCAAGGGCCCGGGCCACCTGGTCCGCCGCCAGTACGAGGAGGGCCGCGGCGTGCCGTGCATCGCGGCCGTCGAGCAGGACGCCACCGGCGGCGCCTTCCCGCTGGCGCTGTCCTACGCCAAGGCCATCGGCGGCACCCGCGCCGGCGTCATCAAGACCACCTTCACCGAGGAGACCGAGACCGACCTCTTCGGTGAGCAGGCGGTCCTGTGCGGCGGCACCAGCGCCCTGGTGAAGGCCGGCTTCGAGACCCTGGTGGAGGCCGGCTACCAGCCGGAGATCGCCTACTTCGAGTGCCTGCACGAGCTGAAGCTCATCGTGGACCTGATGTACGAGGGCGGCCTGGAGAAGATGCGCTGGTCGGTCTCCGAGACCGCCGAGTGGGGCGACTACGTCACCGGCCCGCGGATCATCACCGAGCAGACCAAGGCCGAGATGAAGAAGGTGCTCGCCGAGATCCAGGACGGCACCTTCGCCAAGAAGTGGATGGAGGAGTACCACTCCGGCCTGCCGAAGTACAACGAGTACAAGAAGGCCGACTCCGACCACCTGCTGGAGACCACCGGCAAGGAGCTGCGCAAGCTCATGAGCTGGGTGGACGACGAGGCGTGA
- a CDS encoding 2-hydroxyacid dehydrogenase, giving the protein MSADHSGVPRADRAGRPDTDRTGGSGTDRTAHPTAPGVPGPGGTGRPLVWLPYHPEEIGDVPGGLEYAHWDGGPDFPTDPARCAFYCVPYMKGAQVARRPLPAMTSLRVVQTLTAGVDDIQPALDSLPPGVRLCNARGVHDASTAELALTLILAALRDIPGFVRAQDEGAWRPGFRPALADRTVLIVGYGAIGSAIEDRLTPFECERVVRVARSARAAERGPVHPIDELPQLLPGADVVVVCTPLTEATRGLVGAGFLGRMKDGALLVNVARGPVVDTGALLAELHAGRLRAALDVTDPEPLPAGHPLWQAPGVLITPHVGGPSSAFRPRALRLLRGQLQRFAAGEPLRHVVATTG; this is encoded by the coding sequence ATGAGCGCAGATCACAGCGGCGTGCCCCGCGCCGACCGGGCCGGCCGCCCGGACACCGACCGCACCGGCGGATCCGGCACCGACCGGACCGCGCACCCCACCGCGCCCGGCGTCCCGGGCCCCGGTGGCACCGGACGCCCCCTGGTGTGGCTGCCGTACCACCCCGAGGAGATCGGCGACGTACCCGGCGGGCTGGAGTACGCGCACTGGGACGGCGGGCCCGACTTCCCCACCGATCCGGCCCGTTGCGCGTTCTACTGCGTCCCCTACATGAAGGGGGCACAGGTCGCGCGCCGCCCGCTGCCGGCCATGACCTCGCTGCGGGTGGTCCAGACCCTCACCGCGGGGGTGGACGACATCCAGCCCGCCCTGGACTCGCTCCCGCCGGGGGTCCGGCTGTGCAACGCCCGCGGGGTGCACGACGCGTCCACCGCGGAACTCGCCCTCACCCTGATCCTCGCCGCCCTCCGCGACATCCCCGGGTTCGTCCGCGCCCAGGACGAGGGCGCCTGGCGCCCCGGCTTCCGGCCGGCGCTCGCCGACAGGACCGTCCTCATCGTGGGCTACGGGGCGATCGGCAGCGCGATCGAGGACCGGCTCACGCCTTTCGAGTGTGAGCGGGTCGTGCGCGTCGCGCGCTCCGCCCGTGCTGCGGAGCGCGGTCCCGTGCACCCGATCGACGAGCTGCCTCAACTGCTGCCCGGCGCCGATGTGGTGGTGGTGTGCACACCGCTCACCGAAGCCACACGTGGCCTGGTCGGAGCGGGTTTCCTGGGCCGGATGAAGGACGGCGCGCTGCTGGTGAACGTGGCGCGGGGGCCGGTGGTGGACACCGGGGCGCTGCTGGCGGAGCTCCACGCGGGCCGGCTGCGCGCCGCGCTCGACGTCACCGACCCCGAACCGCTCCCGGCCGGACATCCGCTGTGGCAGGCTCCAGGGGTACTCATCACCCCGCACGTGGGAGGACCGTCCTCGGCCTTCCGGCCGCGCGCCCTGAGGCTGCTGCGCGGGCAGCTCCAGCGGTTCGCGGCGGGCGAGCCGCTGCGGCACGTGGTCGCCACGACCGGCTGA
- a CDS encoding TetR/AcrR family transcriptional regulator: protein MREVARRNREQILRAAREIFVDQGPDAPLDAVARRAGVGIATLYRRFPDREQLIRAVAVDVLTALTGVAREALDGEPDPAEALRACMHAALDLKIGSVMPALAGHFDVAELLAEVPGDPVEPVQELLDRARRAGLVRADVAVGDIAFMIIRLSRPLPGGRFPHDEELAHRHLDIYFDGLRAPGAHRPAAGLPAPVIDADGFRLLRGRVVAAPDPGPRASGAVPGEPAGAGDPAPGPDATTTEPGAE, encoded by the coding sequence ATGCGTGAGGTGGCCCGCCGCAACCGCGAGCAGATCCTGCGCGCGGCTCGCGAGATCTTCGTGGACCAGGGTCCGGACGCCCCGCTGGACGCCGTCGCCCGGCGCGCCGGGGTCGGGATCGCCACGCTCTACCGGCGGTTCCCGGACCGTGAACAACTGATCAGGGCGGTGGCCGTGGATGTGCTCACGGCCTTGACCGGGGTCGCGCGGGAGGCCCTGGACGGCGAGCCGGACCCGGCCGAGGCGCTGCGGGCCTGTATGCACGCGGCCCTCGACCTCAAGATCGGTTCGGTGATGCCCGCCCTCGCCGGCCACTTCGACGTGGCGGAGCTCCTCGCCGAGGTCCCCGGCGATCCGGTCGAGCCGGTCCAGGAACTGCTGGACCGGGCCCGGCGGGCCGGGCTGGTCCGCGCCGACGTCGCCGTCGGTGACATCGCGTTCATGATCATCCGGCTCTCCCGGCCGCTCCCCGGCGGCCGGTTCCCGCACGACGAGGAACTGGCCCACCGCCACCTCGACATCTACTTCGACGGTCTGCGCGCCCCGGGCGCCCACCGCCCCGCCGCCGGCCTGCCCGCACCGGTGATCGACGCCGACGGCTTCCGGCTGCTGCGCGGCCGGGTGGTCGCCGCGCCGGACCCCGGCCCCCGGGCATCCGGTGCGGTTCCCGGAGAGCCGGCCGGTGCCGGTGACCCGGCACCCGGCCCGGACGCCACCACCACGGAACCCGGCGCGGAGTAG